One Vespula pensylvanica isolate Volc-1 chromosome 14, ASM1446617v1, whole genome shotgun sequence genomic window carries:
- the LOC122634047 gene encoding uncharacterized protein LOC122634047 — protein MYALINMEKKIIFSIFLLSLIIKEGESLLCYRCNSNHPGCGTPLNWLWYWGESCPEYDDKCVKIIERKGAETVITRECLSSVRSFRTDMPADRYEGCRPAAKDLRLGHYVNNSIHQLDIHRDYYDEVTWCFCYFDNRCNSASSYNISILLLAVSSIIGYFAT, from the exons ATGTATGCACTTATTaatatggaaaagaaaattatattctcaatttttctattaagtttaataattaaagaag GGGAAAGTCTTCTATGTTACAGATGTAACAGTAATCATCCTGGGTGTGGCACTCCATTAAATTGGTTATGGTATTGGGGAGAATCTTGTCCCGAGTACGACGATAAATGTGTTAAAATAattgagagaaaaggag CTGAGACCGTTATTACAAGAGAATGCTTGAGTTCTGTACGTAGTTTTAGAACAGATATGCCAGCAGATCGTTATGAAGGGTGTCGCCCTGCTGCAAAAGATCTTCGTTTAGGacattatgtaaataatagtATTCATCAATTAGATATCCATAGAGATTATTATGACGAAGTAACATGGTGTTTCTGTTATTTTGATAATAGATGCAATAGTGCTAGTAGTTATAATATATCCATCCTATTGCTAGCAGTATCTAGTATTATAGGATATTTTGCAACATAA
- the LOC122634046 gene encoding uncharacterized protein LOC122634046 — protein sequence MSSLPIVFSNWWENLDRPHRIFDQHFDISFNPKNLLSSWTPYDRNTDLLIYRPRRHFQHRHHPYNRSMTRKTSDTSNVVTDKNKFQVTLDVQKSVPDEVIVKVVKKNVMVEDRDFTIIIPKKILELEEKERIIKIENTEQPSLKDDASKPIETQKEQGLQTEKNAVQQREQDKTVTAA from the exons atGTCTTCGTTGCCAATAGTGTTTTCAAATTGGTGGGAGAATTTGGATCGTCCTCATCGTATTTTTGATCAACATTTTGACATATCTTTCAAtcctaaaaatttattatcttcttggACCCCGTACGATAGGAATACGGATCTTTTGATATATAGACCTCGCCGGCATTTTCAACATCGTCATCATCCATATAACAGAAGTATGACACGCAAAACATCTGATACATCGAACGTAGTAACTGATAAAAACAAGTTTCAAGTAACTTTGGATGTTCAAAAATCTGTACCAGATGAAGTGATTGTAAAggtggtaaaaaaaaatgttatggTTGAAG atcgagatTTTACTATCATAATACCTAAGAAGATATTAGaattagaagagaaagaaaggatcataaagatagagaatacAGAACAACCTTCATTGAAAGATGATGCATCAAAACCTATTGAAACTCAAAAAGAACAAGGTTTGCAAACTGAGAAAAATGCAGTACAACAGAGAGAACAAGATAAGACAGTCACAGCTGCctaa
- the LOC122634045 gene encoding protein lethal(2)essential for life-like, with the protein MSLLPLIFSDWWEDLDQPHRLMDQNFGLGLSPEQLLAIPNRMDILRQRERFPSSYYRPWAELIRQKDNGSSIVNADKNKFQVVLDVQQFQPNELDVKVVDKFVVVTAKHEEKRDEHGWVSRQFTRKYIIPEQCDIDQVTSKLSSDGVLTIIAPRKEVPKIENERTIKIEHTGRPAVQTKSQKQEQQQEETNEEETK; encoded by the coding sequence atgtctctgTTACCACTTATTTTCTCCGATTGGTGGGAGGATTTGGATCAACCACATCGTCTCATGGATCAAAACTTTGGTTTAGGATTGAGTCCTGAACAACTTTTGGCTATTCCAAATAGAATGGATATTCTAAGACAAAGGGAAAGATTTCCATCGAGTTATTATCGTCCATGGGCTGAATTAATTCGTCAAAAAGATAATGGTTCCTCGATTGTTAACGCTGATAAGAACAAATTCCAAGTTGTCTTAGATGTTCAACAATTTCAACCGAACGAGCTCGACGTTAAGGTTGTTGATAAATTTGTCGTTGTTACGGCTAAACACGAAGAAAAACGTGACGAACATGGATGGGTCTCAAGACAATTTactcgtaaatatataattcctGAACAATGTGATATCGATCAAGTTACATCGAAATTATCTTCCGATGGTGTCTTGACGATTATCGCACCAAGAAAGGAAGTACCAAAGAttgagaacgagagaacgattaAGATCGAACATACTGGAAGACCTGCGGTTCAAACTAAATCTCAGAAACAAGAACAGCAGCAAGAGGAAACTaacgaggaagaaacgaaataa
- the LOC122634042 gene encoding DNA/RNA-binding protein KIN17 isoform X2 yields the protein MGKHEVGTPKYIANKIKAKGLQKLRWYCQMCQKQCRDENGFKCHTMSESHHRQLLLFADNASRYMDQFSREFSEGYLNLLKRQFGTRRVPANRVYQEYISDRGHVHMNATMWLTLTGFVKWLGRTGKCVVDETEKEKQIEKGQQQTSIKEETEETKEPLIRPDDTTPLVLDIKLKPKPKPVPIINPSTSKQSELSIECNSFTEEPQKFQPFIKLELKKNGSSSSLEKHAKSEGGWLREKLVVKVITKSLGDKYYKAKGIVKSVENSGFVAKVKLTIPEEVEGHLIKLDQEYLETVIPAIGKEVLILWGKYKGEKGIVKKLHIEEYTIDVQLEGKLVRTLPYEQVCKYID from the exons ATGGGTAAACACGAAGTGGGAACACCAAAAtatattgcaaataaaatCAAGGCTAAAGGTTTACAAAAATTACGATGGTATTGTCAAATGTGTCAAAAACAATGTCGAGATGAAAATGGATTTAAATGTCATACAATGTCTGAATCGCATCATCGGCAATTGTTACTTTTTGCCGATAATGCAAGTCGTTACATGGATCAATTTTCACGTGAATTTTCTGAAGGATAtctaaatttattgaaaagacAATTTGGTACCAGACGAGTTCCGGCAAATCGAGTTTATCAAGAATATATCTCGGATAGAGGTCATGTACATATGAATGCAACTATGTGGCTTACATTAACAGGATTTGTTAAATGGTTGGGCCGTACAGGCAAGTGCGTTGTCGATGAAAcagagaaag aaaaacaaattgaaaaggGTCAGCAACAAACATCAATCAaggaagaaacagaagaaaccAAAGAACCATTAATACGTCCAGATGATACTACACCTTTggttttagatataaaattgaaaccAAAACCTAAACCAGTTCCTATAATTAATCCATCTACATCAAAGCAAAGTGAACTTTCTATCGAGTGTAATTCTTTCACAGAAGAACCACAAAAGTTCCAACCATTTATTAAgttggaattaaaaaaaaatggtagtAGTTCAAGTTTAGAAAAACACGCTAAAAGCGAAGGAGGTTGGCTTAGAGAAAAATTGGTAGTGAAAGTAATTACCAAAAGTCTGggtgataaatattataaagcaAAAGGTATCGTTAAGTCTGTGGAAAATTCTGGATTTGTTGCTAAAGTTAAACTTACTATACCTGAAGAAGTTGAAGGgcatttgataaaattagatCAAGAATATTTAGAAACAGTAATACCTGCTATTGGTAAAGAAGTTCTAATACTTTGGGGGAAGtacaaaggagaaaaaggaatagtGAAAAAGTTACACATAGAAGAATATACTATCGATGTTCAGTTAGAAGGAAAACTTGTTAGAACACTACCATATGAAcaagtatgtaaatatattgattGA
- the LOC122634042 gene encoding DNA/RNA-binding protein KIN17 isoform X1, which produces MGKHEVGTPKYIANKIKAKGLQKLRWYCQMCQKQCRDENGFKCHTMSESHHRQLLLFADNASRYMDQFSREFSEGYLNLLKRQFGTRRVPANRVYQEYISDRGHVHMNATMWLTLTGFVKWLGRTGKCVVDETEKGWYITYIDRDPETLAAQEKKVKKQKMDKDDQEQLMKFIEKQIEKGQQQTSIKEETEETKEPLIRPDDTTPLVLDIKLKPKPKPVPIINPSTSKQSELSIECNSFTEEPQKFQPFIKLELKKNGSSSSLEKHAKSEGGWLREKLVVKVITKSLGDKYYKAKGIVKSVENSGFVAKVKLTIPEEVEGHLIKLDQEYLETVIPAIGKEVLILWGKYKGEKGIVKKLHIEEYTIDVQLEGKLVRTLPYEQVCKYID; this is translated from the exons ATGGGTAAACACGAAGTGGGAACACCAAAAtatattgcaaataaaatCAAGGCTAAAGGTTTACAAAAATTACGATGGTATTGTCAAATGTGTCAAAAACAATGTCGAGATGAAAATGGATTTAAATGTCATACAATGTCTGAATCGCATCATCGGCAATTGTTACTTTTTGCCGATAATGCAAGTCGTTACATGGATCAATTTTCACGTGAATTTTCTGAAGGATAtctaaatttattgaaaagacAATTTGGTACCAGACGAGTTCCGGCAAATCGAGTTTATCAAGAATATATCTCGGATAGAGGTCATGTACATATGAATGCAACTATGTGGCTTACATTAACAGGATTTGTTAAATGGTTGGGCCGTACAGGCAAGTGCGTTGTCGATGAAAcagagaaag GTTGGTACATAACTTATATTGATAGAGATCCAGAAACATTAGCTgctcaagaaaagaaagtaaaaaaacagaaaatggaTAAAGATGATCAAGaacaattaatgaaatttatagaaaaacaaattgaaaaggGTCAGCAACAAACATCAATCAaggaagaaacagaagaaaccAAAGAACCATTAATACGTCCAGATGATACTACACCTTTggttttagatataaaattgaaaccAAAACCTAAACCAGTTCCTATAATTAATCCATCTACATCAAAGCAAAGTGAACTTTCTATCGAGTGTAATTCTTTCACAGAAGAACCACAAAAGTTCCAACCATTTATTAAgttggaattaaaaaaaaatggtagtAGTTCAAGTTTAGAAAAACACGCTAAAAGCGAAGGAGGTTGGCTTAGAGAAAAATTGGTAGTGAAAGTAATTACCAAAAGTCTGggtgataaatattataaagcaAAAGGTATCGTTAAGTCTGTGGAAAATTCTGGATTTGTTGCTAAAGTTAAACTTACTATACCTGAAGAAGTTGAAGGgcatttgataaaattagatCAAGAATATTTAGAAACAGTAATACCTGCTATTGGTAAAGAAGTTCTAATACTTTGGGGGAAGtacaaaggagaaaaaggaatagtGAAAAAGTTACACATAGAAGAATATACTATCGATGTTCAGTTAGAAGGAAAACTTGTTAGAACACTACCATATGAAcaagtatgtaaatatattgattGA
- the LOC122634204 gene encoding uncharacterized protein LOC122634204: protein MTRYPYYNCDTVGIVQKIPYIQVSPENSLTVHFSSACVKCGMCIAIANQINDTLLEIHESLDTWLNDTEAVILLRNICNFAFKHYSLREINGKRYICDHVPGSTLVTSSGDGLWETHLRDNCHEYLNEIDPLELYQHWQQWCQDDHKNPDLVTILCRNDAGKLRDCRSMDDMIKYELPSKNYQADIKIKVEFGC from the exons ATGACTAGAT ATCCTTATTATAATTGTGATACAGTGGGAATAGTACAAAAAATCCCATATATTCAAGTATCCCCTGAAAACAGTTTAACAGTTCACTTCTCTTCAGCTTGTGTGAAATGTGGAATGTGCATTGCTATAGCAAATCAA ATAAACGATACGTTATTAGAAATACATGAATCTTTGGATACTTGGTTAAATGATACAGAAGCCGTTATTCTtttgagaaatatttgtaattttgcttttaaaca CTACAGTTTACGAGAAATTAATGGCAAAAGATATATTTGCGATCATGTTCCTGGTTCTACGTTAGTAACATCTTCGGGTGATGGTTTATGGGAGACgca tTTGAGAGATAATTGTCATGaatatttgaatgaaatagACCCATTAGAATTGTATCAGCATTGGCAACAATGGTGTCAGGATGATCATAAAAATCCTGATTTGGTTACAATACTTTGCAG AAATGACGCTGGGAAACTACGTGATTGCAGAAGTATGGACGATATgattaaatatgaattacCTTCGAAAAACTATCAAgcagatataaaaattaaagtagaATTCGGATGTTGA
- the LOC122634044 gene encoding uncharacterized protein LOC122634044 codes for MLHKEAIIIQSNWRGYYVRNNFDKVIISKVHQMWEDYYNCMATRIQALWRGYWIRKTYSNFYERMRWLNNVYAKNEEIIETMQKFVIIFYKSYQYLIHNCIHRFKENEINYIRNVLERESLLWILFILFKLHHLLRTKVRPGVITRIDQTNFTLIEKMLRCLKYQFYTPKKLTFCDHYELEKQFPSIFHGTFLARCEKEIRNFEYKLKTGNISIYRSYSYTKEEKLRNKLQNLGHDFIKTYNNKHTVSMESIDINSKKCIKQKTVL; via the exons atgctTCATAAAGAAGCAATAATCATTCAGTCTAATTGGCGTGGGTATtatgtaagaaataattttgataaagttATAATAAGCAAAGTACATCAAATGTGggaagattattataattgcatGGCAACACGAATCCAAGCATTGTGGCGAGGTTATTGGATTAGGAAAACTTATTCAAACTTCTATGAAAGAATGAGATGGTTAAATAACGTATAtgcaaaaaatgaagagattaTAGAAACCATGCAAaagtttgtaataattttttataaatcatatcaatatttaattcataattgTATCCACAGATTCAAAGAGAAtgagattaattatatcaGAAATGTTCTGGAACGGGAATCATTACTatggattttatttatactttttaag TTACATCATTTGCTGAGAACAAAAGTTAGACCAGGTGTAATCACACGAATTGATCAAActaattttactttaattgAGAAGATGTTAAGatgtttaaaatatcaattttatacacCAAAAAAATTAACCTTTTGTGATCATTATGAATTAGAAAAGCAATTTCCATCGATTTTCCATGGTACTTTTCTTGCAagatgtgaaaaagaaattagaaattttgagTACAAATTAAAGACTGGGAACATATCAATATACagaa GTTATTCTTATACCAAAGAggaaaaattgagaaataaattacaaaatcttggtcatgattttataaaaacatataataataaacatactGTTTCAATGGAAAGCATAGATATAAACagcaaaaaatgtataaagcaAAAAACAGTTTTGTAG
- the LOC122634048 gene encoding chromosome transmission fidelity protein 8 homolog, with protein sequence MIIPIKRDQDVQEWAIVELKGELTFGTKDITNSHYIGDFHFTKSGTPMLIIGVHVMYGKEMALTKPIAVLKKKAVTSTNQSKEEDRKTEYTIQAIVNKKIVFKFRPKPIVNSIEI encoded by the exons atgataataccTATTAAACG TGATCAAGATGTACAAGAGTGGGCTATAGTGGAATTAAAAGGTGAATTAACGTTTGGTACaaaagatattacaaataGTCATTATATAGGcgattttcattttacaaaaTCTGGAACTCCAATGCTTATAATTGGTGTTCATGTAATGTATGGAAAAGAGATGGCTCTTACAAAACCTATTgcagttttaaaaaaaaaagctgtcACTTCAACCAATCAgtcaaaagaagaagatcgtAAAACTGAATATACTATTCAAgcaattgtaaataaaaaaattgtttttaagtTTAGACCTAAGCCTATCGTAAATAgcatagaaatataa
- the LOC122634049 gene encoding small nuclear ribonucleoprotein F codes for MAATMPINPKPFLNGLTGKPVMVKLKWGHEYKGYLVSVDGYMNLQLANTEEHIDGNCTGNLGEVLIRCNNVMYIRGVEEEDEEGEMKD; via the coding sequence ATGGCTGCAACAATGCCAATAAATCCAAAACCATTTCTAAATGGTTTAACTGGAAAACCTGTAATGGTAAAATTAAAGTGGGGTCATGAATACAAAGGTTATCTTGTGTCAGTAGATGGTTACATGAATTTACAACTTGCAAATACAGAAGAACACATAGATGGAAATTGTACTGGTAATCTTGGAGAAGTACTGATACGATGTAACAATGTTATGTACATACGTggtgtagaagaagaagacgaagaaggagaaatgaaggattaa
- the LOC122634043 gene encoding leukocyte receptor cluster member 1 has product MNILPKKRWHVRTKENIARVRRDEAKAAEEERVKQERIQKAETEARINFLRQQARTKYDGRADTSNVKTEISTSASEHVNFFSDLEKGKIDYNKPNVDHEKEKKEEKEKYEKQIGYLTYLGQDTNEALRKKNWYEELPKRLTDKDKDIEVEIKKKVLHDPIQDMKKYLNIIGSVCSEKHVKTEVTSVKRRHYDSDDSDSEMEKRSFGKKNKKHKKKYKKQKREKDDISEESSEKSKVTTNIEKLRAERLLREQKEKLRAEVLVAKLRGDPLPIIPSEEIPKSSVKQKYSSQFFPEIARQNAERTPRN; this is encoded by the exons atgaatattttaccTAAAAAAAG ATGGCATGttcgaacaaaagaaaatatagctCGTGTAAGACGAGATGAAGCAAAAGCTGCAGAAGAAGAACGAGTTAAGCAAGAACGTATTCAAAAAGca GAAACCGAAGCACGTATTAACTTTCTGAGACAGCAAGCAAGAACTAAGTATGATGGGAGGGCTGATACATCTAACGTTAAAACAGAAATATCTACTAGTGCTTCGGAAcatgttaatttcttttctgatCTCGAGAAAggtaaaattgattataataaacCTAATGTAgatcatgaaaaagaaaagaaagaggagaaagaaaaatatgaaaaacaaattgGTTATCTTACCTATCTTGGACAAGATACAAATGAagcattaagaaaaaagaactggTACGAAGAATTACCCAAAAGATTAActgataaagataaagatattgaagtggaaataaaaaagaaggtttTACATGATCCTATACAAGATATGAAGAAGTATTTAAACATAATAGGCAGTGTTTGTTCAGAAAAACATGTGAAGACCGAAGTAACAAGCGTTAAAAGAAGGCATTATGATTCGGATGATTCAGATagtgaaatggaaaaaaggagttttggaaagaagaataaaaaacataaaaagaaatataaaaaacaaaagagagaaaaagatgatatttCTGAGGAATCTTCAGAAAAATCTAAAGTTACaacaaatatagaaaaattaagagCTGAAAGATTATTAAGGGAGCAAAAGGAGAAATTAAGAGCAGAAGTATTGGTTGCTAAGTTAAGAGGAGATCCTTTGCCTATTATTCCATCTGAAGAAATACCTAAATCTTCTGTTAAACAAAAGTATAGTTCACAGTTTTTCCCAGAAATTGCTAGACAAAATGCAGAAAGAACGCCTCGTaactaa